From Sinobacterium norvegicum:
TGATGGTGTCGATATGGGCGGCAATAAAGGTCGAGCCCAGCCATGCCACACCAATGATACAAATAATCGCTGTCATGCCAGATTTGAAGGTCGAGGCGCTGATCACTTTCTCAGGCTCTACCTTGCTCAGCATCATAATAATACCGGCTGCCGTCAGCATAATCGCCATAATGGCCTCATCGCGGCTCAGTGGTGGATTGGTAATCAAGCCGATCTTGTCGCTGATGGCCGAGGCGTAGGTAATAATGGTGGCGACGGCAAGCATAAAGATACCGACAGCGCGTCCGGCACCGTCGGCGACGGTGATTTTCTCGGCCTTGTAGTCTTCGACCAGGCCATCTTTTACTCGCTGTTGATAGCCTTCATCCTGCGATAACGGTTTGCTGGGCAGCATGTTCACAATCACCGAAATCAAAATAACAGCACCCAGTGATGAGGGGATAACAATGGCCAGCAGTTCTAAATAGCTGACACCTAATGGCTCGAGTATGCCGGAGAAAAACACCACGGCGGCGGAGATAGGGGAAGCGGTAATCGCCACCTGGCTGGCAACGGCGGACAAGGCCAGTGCCGAGGTCGGTTTGATATCCTGGCTCTTGGCGACATCGGCAATCACCGGCAGTACCGAGAAAGCCGTCATGCCCGTGCCGGCACCGAGGGTGAGCAAGTAGGTGATTACCGGGCCGATGATATTAATGTGCTTGGGGTTGTTACGCAGTAATCGTTCTGCGCGGACAATCAGCCAATCGAGGCCACCGGCAATTTGCAACACGCCAATACAGGTAATGACAGTGGCGATGATAAGAATCACATCGACGGGGATGCTACCGGCGGGTAAGCCCATGCCCCAGGTTAATACCAAGACACCGGCGGCACCCATCAGGCCAATACCGATGCCGCCTAACCGGGCTCCAGCCCAGATAAAAAATAACACAATACATAATTGTAAAAAAAACATAACCACCTCTGATCAAAAAATAAAATTCTTGTAGAGCCAAGTCAGCGCTTTTTATTTATTCGTTGGTATGCAACTTAGCACTATAAATAGGGTTTTTTAAATTTTCTACCGACAATATTTCATCGAGCTGTTGCTCGTTTAACAGGCCGAGTTCCAATACCACCTCTCTCACGTTCTTACCGGTTTCGGCGCAGATTTTACCGACCTTATCACCGGCGTGGTGGCCGATTAATGGGTTGAGGTAGGTGACGATGCCAATAGAGTTCAGCACCGAGTTAAAGCACA
This genomic window contains:
- a CDS encoding anaerobic C4-dicarboxylate transporter, encoding MFFLQLCIVLFFIWAGARLGGIGIGLMGAAGVLVLTWGMGLPAGSIPVDVILIIATVITCIGVLQIAGGLDWLIVRAERLLRNNPKHINIIGPVITYLLTLGAGTGMTAFSVLPVIADVAKSQDIKPTSALALSAVASQVAITASPISAAVVFFSGILEPLGVSYLELLAIVIPSSLGAVILISVIVNMLPSKPLSQDEGYQQRVKDGLVEDYKAEKITVADGAGRAVGIFMLAVATIITYASAISDKIGLITNPPLSRDEAIMAIMLTAAGIIMMLSKVEPEKVISASTFKSGMTAIICIIGVAWLGSTFIAAHIDTIKESSGALLQSHSWLLAVALFGASMLLYSQASTTKVLMPAALAIGVSPLAAIAAFPCVSALFVLPTYPTLIASCQFDTTGCTKVGNYVFDHPFILPGTAILVTAVIFGYGMGGIVLG